Within Nematostella vectensis chromosome 1, jaNemVect1.1, whole genome shotgun sequence, the genomic segment GCAGAGAAAGCGACTcattttgtaaatatttgGCAAATATTGCTGCTGCATTCGATAAGAATCATCAGCCTATTCCTGAAATCACTAACTGATAAAACTGGAATTTTGGAAAAGGACACGTTTCACGACAGGAATTTCCGTCAGGTCTAAACACAAAGTCTAGAATtgctagaaaataaaaaaaatcacaatatCTGGTCATCTATAGCAAATATTTTGCATATTAAataaactgtaaaaaaaaattataagagaATAGTTGATTTTCTATTTTGAATGGAGGGACCCCCGAGTAAAACACGATTCATAGGCGAAAATAAATTGACTGTTTTTCCCTGGCCTGTTGGTGTGCCGAGTTCTTATCGACTTGTTGAGCTATTGTATGCCACAGTAGGCTAGTAAACAACAGTAAGATGGCGGCAGGGCGGACGAGTGAAACCTTTGATAGCGAGCCAGGCGGGTGAGAACGAAACCTTTAAGTTTCTCAGTGCGTTTATTaaggtttttattttgtgtaaCACATGGAGAATGCACATACTTTGGATGTTTCTCCAGAAGACAAGTCACAGCCCACCGCAAAAACTTCCAAAAGACGTTTAAAAACGCGCTCCAAAGTTTGGGAGAAAGTTGCATGGTTCACCCGAAAAACTAAACAAGGGAAAGGGAGTAAAGAGAACACTCCTGAGACTTTCAGGAAAGCAGATAGGGATCGGACTCTCCGAGGACGAAATGTCTGCCTTGAAGCCGACATACATTTTGCCGACTCTAGATTTGCCAATTCGTTATCTTGCAACTCCGTAAAAACTAAACCAAAGTTTGGGGTAAAAAAGTCAAGGAGCTTCAACTACCTCCGGAAACGCAAGTTAAAACAGTTTGACCAGGAGTTGGATTCTGTTTTTGTGGAAGAGTCGAACTGTCAAACGGCAACTGGAACCTTTCATGATTTTTCATCAGAGAGGACACAATTTTCTCGTCGCCAAAGAGACGTCTGTTCATCTACCAATAACCCCCTTCTATGCAAAATGGCCCGGGAAATCGGCATTGAACACAAAGAAACGACAAAACAAATGATCAACGCATCGACAGAACAAAACCCAAGGTCTTTATCACTCAACGATTGCTTTGTTGATAGGAGAAGAAAATGTAATGATGTGTCAAAGTCTATTCAAGATTTTCCCAATTTACAAAGTTGCAGAAGTTTTTGCAGCCGAACATACAATACCTGGCCTAGAAAAACCCGATTTACAGTAGATTGTAATGCTGAACCACTCAGTCCTCCTACAAAACAGAAACGGATCATTGGCTTGAGAAAAAGTGCTACATTTAATGGATTTGATTCCTTTAAGATTGGTATCATCAACCATGAAAGCTTGGGACTTGGGAAAAGTACTCCATTTCTGTCTGGTCATAGTCAAATTATGAACCAAAATGGCAAGACTGTTGGTGTTATCCACTTTTTTAAAAGCCCCCAAAGAAGCAAAGCACATAGGCTGGTTGCAATTAACTCTGCTAATGCCGAGTGTGCTGAAGCAATATCAAgaaataaaatgacaaatgTAGATTTGATGTTGCCACATCAAAAACATTTGGGTATGGCTTCAGAAGAAGAATATATGGAATTTCAGGATTCACAACCAGCCAGCCCTGAGGATAAAAGTAAAAACATGCATTTAAGCAATACAGGGCAGGGCTGTAGGGACACTGAGGAGCAAGGATACATAGAAAACATCACTCACAAAACCTTGATTGCCATGGGAAGCAGTCTAGGAGCTGTTGCTACTATGAAGGAATGCTTTGTAGTAGAAGACGAATCAGTGGAGTTCTCTGTCATTCCTGAAAACAGCACAACATGTAGCGCCCTTTATCCTGAAGTTGTTCTTAGTACAATAAGCagtaaatgcaagagtattgATGAAAAAGTTGAAGAGCTTTCTAATATGAACTCTGTCACTGGTGTAACTGGGTTGGGTTTGATTGAAGATACGGGGGAGGAGGAAGCAGATAATATGCCTGCTACTATAGCGTGTTCAGAAAACTACACATTTACAGGCTTGACTCAAGTTAAGGTATCAGATAATGAACCCATGGGAGATATTCAGCATTCTGCTGATAACGACTCTGTGGATACTGCAATGCAAGGCACCTCACACTTTAATGATGCATGTACAAGTGACAGTTTACCAGTTAGATGCTTACAGAATACTAAAGAAACACATTCTAGACAATTAATGAATTCAAATGAGAAGCAGAGTTTGTCAAAGAAACATGGTCTGATTTGTGCAGAGAGGCCTAAAGTCGATGGCTCCACCTTTATGCAGCAAACGGAAGTAAGCATGTAGTAGTCGGTAGTcctattttgttttagaaTATGTGCATTTGAGGCTGGGACATGGTTGTTTACTGACAAAAATCATTCCTTGTATTACTTCACAGGCTTTCTTGAAGTGGTTTGCAGAATTTAATGACGAGCAGAAGAATATTCTCATTCGTAAAATACTTGTGAGTATGAAAGAAAGATATAATATTACTTGAGAAATTTATGTAGGCTGGTGTTATTATAGCAAAATATGGTGTCATGTTGTTTAGTCAACATAGATTATTACCTAAAATTGAGTGGATAGTTACTATGGTACTGTACGTAATGTTTATGTTTGAAGTTTCATGACTTTCTCTTTGTCAAGGTATATGTGATTAAGAATGTTCATTTTTCCCTAGGATAAGTGTGAACTGCCTCAGATGCATCTCCTGTCTGTCTTGATGGAGCCCATACTGCATAAAACTTGCCCCTCAAACTGTCAAGACATGTTGGCTTGGCTACCACATAATGTCACATCAGTGATCATGTCGTATCTAGATCCAGGTGAGGATTGGTGTTCAGTACTTACATGTAAGTTCAGTCCAAGGGGGAAGGACACTTCTTCCCAGCATGCATTGCTAATGACTTCTATTATCAACggtttcccccccccccccccccccccgcgaACGGGTCAGTCGATCAAGGGCACAGCAGAGAAACGATCTCTGTGAGCTGCGAACTTTGAAAGTCGAATaccccattgactcctggctatttttttactgaatttacaaaaaaaaacagactgaaaacagatacctccccccctattctgagttttatacagcctgtcaaagtcaaacacagctgcacctagtcagcggtatccaagctttccaacagtgctttgcggtccccacttttaatccctcgtcgttgtgctgaagccagcacaagttgatggttgcttgtatttttcatcaaaaatacagctatgagcatattaggagagtgtctcaggacatcatgaagtcttttggggcataattgagtgctttgccaatggatatttgcaagcaaaggtggattcatgatgattttttcttgtttggctttgcccgcatgagaaaataattttctaatgaatcaccacagctctcctaaatgctgtcttttctgaaaccaaattgattccaaaattgtttacactgcaattctgggtctgtatgacctggaatcgatttgtttggcttcggggtgaaaagacttataaaaaaacatctgactttggggagaggagtgtttaCTGGTTCTCCCCTcttgaattttcccctggatttcccagaatgctttgcaatacgtaaagacatcttcgtggttgtacaatccttcaagtagtggacattgtgttttgaggccatggaaatgtacctggaggatcataataaaggtatctatttgtgtcttgagctgtgtttgctgatctctctcccttgtgtggtattttgagcattttattgagaggggtgattctgcttttctttccttgttcgatttgaaatttgtcaaagaacctgtgctattatttggctcaagagtagatgccaacaccttggttggatgcatatcttcaagaccatttatcccttgaCTGTttcctgagtatcttcatcttgttgtgtttattttgcatttatgaattttttgggttgtgggtacttcccaaagccggtacaggccggttgaggggtcaatgtgttaagctCTTATTCTCTGTCATCAAAATCCTTGCTCATATCTGATTCGCTGTCTTCCTCGCTCTTTTTGCTTGCTTTTACGTCATCTATAGCATTAACCATTATCAGGTTGCAACCTGGAGTTAGTCGCat encodes:
- the LOC5510683 gene encoding uncharacterized protein LOC5510683; amino-acid sequence: MENAHTLDVSPEDKSQPTAKTSKRRLKTRSKVWEKVAWFTRKTKQGKGSKENTPETFRKADRDRTLRGRNVCLEADIHFADSRFANSLSCNSVKTKPKFGVKKSRSFNYLRKRKLKQFDQELDSVFVEESNCQTATGTFHDFSSERTQFSRRQRDVCSSTNNPLLCKMAREIGIEHKETTKQMINASTEQNPRSLSLNDCFVDRRRKCNDVSKSIQDFPNLQSCRSFCSRTYNTWPRKTRFTVDCNAEPLSPPTKQKRIIGLRKSATFNGFDSFKIGIINHESLGLGKSTPFLSGHSQIMNQNGKTVGVIHFFKSPQRSKAHRLVAINSANAECAEAISRNKMTNVDLMLPHQKHLGMASEEEYMEFQDSQPASPEDKSKNMHLSNTGQGCRDTEEQGYIENITHKTLIAMGSSLGAVATMKECFVVEDESVEFSVIPENSTTCSALYPEVVLSTISSKCKSIDEKVEELSNMNSVTGVTGLGLIEDTGEEEADNMPATIACSENYTFTGLTQVKVSDNEPMGDIQHSADNDSVDTAMQGTSHFNDACTSDSLPVRCLQNTKETHSRQLMNSNEKQSLSKKHGLICAERPKVDGSTFMQQTEAFLKWFAEFNDEQKNILIRKILDKCELPQMHLLSVLMEPILHKTCPSNCQDMLAWLPHNVTSVIMSYLDPVSLCRCSLVNRLWHDLANMPALWQRLCSNDEWKVSRVGEKQQFQRHTLPSGIIQWKKMFAERFLLRKNWLNGRCDVRTFEGHTQGISCVQFDDTRIVSGSSDKTIKVWDLSREDTSAVLTLAGHSGTVRCLNLNGNRLVSGSVDRSIKVWDLSFESYWSGASCKVTMVGHMHTVRCLQVDDEKVVSGSYDKTLKVWDIKTGNCKLTLRGHNAAVLCVQFDESKIVSGSYDNTIKVWSLVEGSCLMTLAGHHDAVTCLNLTLDRRKVISGSLDHNLKFWDLATGKCIGTLDWIRSEGHTGVIRCLQSDSWRIVSAGDDKTLKMWSLESGQRLLTLRCHTDGVTCLQFNDYRIVSGSYDKTVKVWDFSPKHEFLSHG